A single Carnobacterium inhibens subsp. inhibens DSM 13024 DNA region contains:
- the yaaA gene encoding S4 domain-containing protein YaaA, translating to MKKTIKIDREFITLGQFLKHVNIISSGGMAKWYLSEHTILLDNEVENRRGKKIYPGSVVEIPDEGTYFIQAESPAELKEDEK from the coding sequence ATGAAAAAAACAATTAAAATCGATCGTGAATTTATTACATTAGGCCAATTTTTGAAACATGTAAATATTATCAGCAGTGGCGGTATGGCTAAATGGTATTTGTCTGAACATACAATTCTTCTAGATAACGAAGTTGAAAATCGTAGAGGAAAAAAAATCTATCCTGGTTCTGTTGTTGAAATACCTGATGAAGGAACTTATTTTATCCAAGCAGAAAGTCCAGCTGAATTAAAAGAGGACGAAAAATAA
- the recF gene encoding DNA replication/repair protein RecF (All proteins in this family for which functions are known are DNA-binding proteins that assist the filamentation of RecA onto DNA for the initiation of recombination or recombinational repair.), producing the protein MLLKEIHLSNYRNYEQAEVVFSEGINVFLGENAQGKTSLMEAIYVLAMARSHRTGNDKETIRWEQDFARVSGRIQKKNTTFPLEISISKKGKKAKFNHLEQKKLSEYIGNLNVILFAPEDLSLVKGSPSVRRKFLDMEMGQMSPIYLHHLVQYQHLLKQRNSYLKQLSMKKEKDLTFLDILTEQLAEYGAAILLERFSFVKKLENWAKPVHHEISKQKEILEIDYSCSLKITNELSKEQLYSDLMKAFEQGRQRELEQRTTIFGPHRDDLKFKVNDKDVQTYGSQGQQRTTALSVKLAEIDLMKEMTGEYPVLLLDDVLSELDDERQTHLLKAIQNKVQTFLTTTSLDGIKKNMLDTPKVFLINNGQVEMESE; encoded by the coding sequence ATGTTATTGAAAGAAATCCATCTTTCCAATTATCGTAATTATGAGCAGGCTGAAGTTGTCTTTTCTGAAGGAATTAACGTTTTCTTAGGAGAAAATGCTCAAGGAAAAACAAGTTTGATGGAAGCTATTTATGTATTAGCCATGGCTAGAAGCCATAGAACAGGCAATGATAAAGAAACGATACGATGGGAACAAGATTTTGCACGGGTAAGTGGAAGAATACAAAAAAAAAATACTACTTTTCCACTTGAAATCTCTATTTCTAAAAAAGGAAAAAAAGCAAAGTTTAATCATTTGGAACAAAAGAAACTGAGTGAATACATTGGCAATTTAAATGTTATTTTATTTGCTCCAGAGGATCTATCTTTGGTAAAAGGATCACCTTCTGTTAGAAGAAAATTTTTAGATATGGAAATGGGGCAGATGAGCCCTATTTATTTACACCATCTTGTACAATACCAACATCTTTTAAAGCAACGAAATAGCTATCTCAAACAACTAAGCATGAAGAAAGAAAAAGATTTAACTTTTTTAGATATTTTGACGGAACAATTAGCTGAATACGGTGCAGCTATCTTGTTAGAACGTTTTTCGTTTGTAAAAAAATTAGAAAACTGGGCTAAACCTGTTCACCATGAAATTTCTAAACAAAAGGAAATACTTGAAATTGATTATTCATGTAGTTTGAAAATCACAAATGAATTGAGTAAAGAACAGCTTTATTCAGATTTGATGAAAGCATTTGAACAAGGTCGTCAAAGAGAGTTAGAACAACGAACCACTATATTTGGTCCTCATAGAGATGACTTGAAATTTAAAGTGAATGATAAAGATGTCCAAACCTATGGTTCTCAAGGCCAGCAAAGAACAACGGCATTAAGTGTTAAATTGGCAGAAATCGATTTGATGAAAGAAATGACTGGTGAATACCCAGTATTATTACTAGACGATGTTTTATCAGAATTGGATGATGAACGTCAAACACATTTATTGAAAGCTATTCAAAATAAAGTCCAAACGTTTTTAACAACGACTAGTTTAGATGGAATAAAGAAGAATATGTTGGATACGCCAAAAGTTTTTCTGATCAATAACGGCCAAGTAGAAATGGAGAGTGAATGA
- the gyrB gene encoding DNA topoisomerase (ATP-hydrolyzing) subunit B codes for MSEEIKSKKDLAKEYDASQIQVLEGLEAVRKRPGMYIGATSSEGLHHLVWEIVDNSIDEALAGFADEINLSIEKDESIIVMDNGRGIPVDIQAKTGRPALETVFTILHAGGKFGGGGYKVSGGLHGVGSSVVNALSTTLDVYVYKDEKIYHQQYAQGKVVHDVEVIGETDKHGTTVHFVPDPEIFKETVEFNFDKLATRVRELAFLNKGLKITIEDKREDKKQFLEYHYEGGIKSYVEFLNENKVVLYDEPIFLEGEQQGITIEVAMQHTDGYHNNLMSFANNIHTYEGGTHEFGFKTALTRVINDYAKKNKIIKENEENLTGEDVREGLTIVLSIKHPDPQFEGQTKTKLGNSEARTITDRLFSAHFEKFLMENPQVARQIVEKGLLAARARLAAKRAREVTRKKSGLEISNLPGKLADCSSKDPSISELFIVEGDSAGGSAKQGRSRLFQAILPIRGKILNVEKATLDRILANEEIRSLFTAMGTGFGSDFDVSKARYHKLVIMTDADVDGAHIRTLLLTLFYRYMRPIVEAGYVYIAQPPLYQVRQGKKMAYLDSDEELDDYLKEIPLSPKPVIQRYKGLGEMDAEQLWETTMNPENRRMLQVTVDDAIEADKSCDMLMGDRVEPRRQFIEDNARYVQNLDI; via the coding sequence GTGTCTGAAGAAATAAAAAGCAAAAAAGATTTAGCAAAAGAATATGATGCGAGTCAAATACAAGTTCTAGAAGGGCTAGAAGCTGTTCGTAAACGTCCAGGTATGTACATTGGCGCAACAAGTAGTGAAGGACTTCATCATTTAGTGTGGGAAATCGTAGATAACTCAATTGATGAAGCATTAGCGGGCTTTGCTGATGAGATTAATTTAAGTATTGAAAAAGATGAAAGTATTATTGTTATGGATAATGGACGTGGAATCCCTGTCGATATCCAAGCTAAAACAGGTCGTCCAGCATTAGAAACGGTATTTACGATTCTGCATGCAGGGGGTAAATTCGGTGGCGGAGGATACAAAGTTTCCGGTGGTCTACATGGTGTTGGATCTTCAGTTGTTAATGCGCTTTCGACTACGCTAGATGTCTATGTTTATAAAGATGAAAAGATTTATCACCAACAATACGCTCAAGGAAAAGTTGTCCATGACGTAGAAGTAATCGGTGAAACGGATAAACATGGAACAACTGTCCATTTTGTGCCGGATCCTGAGATCTTTAAAGAAACAGTTGAATTTAATTTTGACAAATTAGCTACACGTGTACGCGAATTAGCTTTCTTAAATAAAGGCTTAAAAATCACAATAGAAGATAAGCGCGAAGATAAAAAACAATTTTTAGAGTACCACTATGAAGGTGGTATTAAGAGTTACGTCGAATTTCTGAACGAAAATAAAGTTGTTTTATATGATGAACCTATTTTTCTAGAAGGTGAACAACAAGGAATCACAATCGAAGTAGCTATGCAACATACAGACGGTTACCATAATAATTTAATGAGTTTTGCCAACAATATCCATACTTATGAAGGTGGAACACATGAATTCGGTTTTAAGACAGCATTGACTCGTGTGATAAATGACTATGCTAAAAAGAATAAAATAATTAAAGAAAACGAAGAAAATCTAACTGGAGAAGATGTGCGTGAGGGATTAACGATCGTCTTATCTATTAAACATCCAGATCCTCAATTTGAAGGACAAACGAAGACCAAATTAGGGAACTCTGAAGCACGTACGATTACGGACCGCTTATTTTCTGCGCATTTTGAAAAATTTTTAATGGAGAACCCGCAAGTAGCGCGTCAAATTGTTGAAAAAGGCTTACTAGCTGCTAGAGCCCGTTTAGCTGCTAAAAGAGCTCGTGAAGTAACACGTAAAAAGAGTGGACTAGAGATAAGCAACCTTCCTGGTAAACTAGCTGACTGTTCAAGCAAAGATCCTTCTATCAGCGAATTATTTATCGTTGAGGGAGATTCTGCCGGTGGTTCTGCTAAGCAAGGACGCTCAAGACTATTTCAAGCGATTTTACCGATTCGTGGAAAAATATTAAATGTAGAAAAAGCAACATTAGATAGAATTTTAGCGAATGAAGAAATCCGTTCGTTATTTACAGCAATGGGAACTGGATTCGGTAGTGATTTTGATGTTTCTAAAGCTCGTTACCATAAATTGGTTATTATGACAGATGCCGATGTCGATGGAGCACATATTCGTACCTTATTGTTGACATTATTTTATCGATACATGCGTCCAATAGTTGAAGCGGGTTATGTTTACATCGCTCAGCCTCCTTTGTATCAAGTGCGTCAAGGTAAAAAAATGGCGTATTTAGATTCAGATGAAGAATTAGATGATTATTTGAAAGAAATTCCTCTTTCACCAAAACCTGTTATTCAACGATACAAAGGTCTTGGAGAAATGGATGCTGAACAATTATGGGAAACAACTATGAATCCAGAAAATAGACGGATGCTGCAAGTTACTGTTGATGATGCTATTGAAGCAGATAAAAGTTGTGATATGTTAATGGGTGACCGTGTTGAACCAAGACGTCAATTTATCGAAGACAATGCGCGTTATGTGCAGAATTTAGATATTTAA